A part of Desulfonatronovibrio magnus genomic DNA contains:
- a CDS encoding Rpn family recombination-promoting nuclease/putative transposase, whose protein sequence is MENEIIRRAHDKCFKGFFKRKNVVADYIRYYIPYEIRRHVDLNSLHISMTGFISREMKEYFSDVMATLDIIGSANSLRLYFLYEHKSYPDWFARVQMLNYEIQKWIELKTSDQLSSHLPVIIPVLIYNGKDKWKFSTHFEDYFELPSEHFLDFVPKFRHIHHDIGRMDDAAFKTSIVMEIFHLLLKYIHYDELESKVDEIYSLIAKLPDGDEARDYLEISIRYILSIGKVSQKRLVHSVKYFAGGEKMYGVAAQEIISEAIAKEKPYWEQQGEIKKSQQYIIENLTERFDVVGQSLSEKIKSIQSLDILNMLFKKTLRVNSVEEFDQLVNKVLN, encoded by the coding sequence ATGGAAAACGAAATCATTCGCCGGGCACATGATAAATGCTTTAAAGGTTTCTTCAAAAGAAAGAACGTAGTTGCTGACTATATCAGGTATTATATTCCATACGAGATACGAAGACATGTTGACCTGAACAGTCTGCACATATCTATGACTGGATTTATATCCAGAGAAATGAAAGAGTATTTCTCAGATGTCATGGCCACACTCGATATCATTGGCAGTGCTAATTCTCTGCGCCTCTATTTTTTATATGAGCATAAAAGTTATCCTGACTGGTTTGCCAGAGTGCAAATGCTCAACTATGAAATTCAAAAATGGATTGAGTTAAAAACCAGTGATCAACTAAGCTCACACTTGCCTGTGATTATTCCGGTGCTTATTTATAATGGCAAAGACAAATGGAAGTTCAGCACTCATTTTGAGGATTACTTTGAACTGCCATCAGAACATTTTTTAGATTTCGTACCTAAATTCCGCCACATTCATCATGATATCGGCCGGATGGATGATGCAGCTTTTAAGACAAGCATAGTAATGGAGATATTTCATTTACTGCTCAAATACATCCATTATGATGAGCTTGAGTCAAAAGTTGATGAAATATACAGCCTGATAGCGAAATTGCCGGATGGAGACGAAGCCAGAGATTATCTGGAAATATCCATCAGATATATTCTTTCCATAGGGAAAGTTTCTCAGAAACGACTTGTCCATTCTGTAAAATACTTTGCAGGGGGTGAAAAAATGTACGGTGTAGCAGCACAAGAAATAATCAGCGAAGCTATTGCAAAAGAAAAACCTTACTGGGAGCAGCAAGGTGAAATCAAAAAATCTCAACAGTATATCATTGAAAATCTAACTGAAAGATTTGATGTGGTTGGACAATCATTATCTGAAAAGATTAAATCCATTCAGTCTTTAGATATCCTTAATATGCTGTTCAAAAAAACACTTCGTGTCAACTCAGTGGAAGAGTTTGATCAACTGGTAAACAAAGTTCTCAACTAA